GAGTGATGACAATTAAATGGAATTTGAAAATTAATACAGGCATGGTCGGCCATCTTCATTAATTAAACAAGGCCAACTTTAAAGCCAAAGCCATAAAAAGGCCCAATTTGAACTTATAAATAACGTTAATTTATATGAAGTTCGTATATATAAGAGAAAACCAAGCCAATAACAGCAATATATCACCAAACATTCCTCTATATCAACATTTTCCTAcagtaaaaagaaaagaaaagaacacATAAACTCCCTGGAATATTGGCGAAACCTCCAACAAGAACTCGAAAAAATTAAGGTACAATGTACACGAAACCATCATCAGATGTCATAATCTATGTCCGAAGCATTTTCAGATACCGACTTTTTCACAAGGTTTCCTTGTTCATCATAAAGATCAAGATTCTCGCACGGTTTTGGAAAGACGCTACCTATTACCCGTCCTGAAACATAAGCACACTGGAATATATGTTTCTTCTTGTACGTGGTCCCTACCGACATATCCCTAAACGTTACATCTCTCACTCGAATATCTGCACTACCATGTATTCTAACGGGCACACGCACACCCTCACCATGGATATTGCTATAGTTTATGCCACTGATAACTGGAAACGCTTTGGGGTCAAAACCAGCATCAGGGTGCTCGTTGTAATCGGTTTTTATAATTATACCGACCCTCACATTTTCAAAAGTCAGGTTTTTATATGTTATGTCTCGAATATATGCACCTCTGCCTGCAGCTGTTTTTATTCGAACAGCACGTCTTGAGTTCCATACTAGAACATTTTCGACTGTCACGTTTGATACCCCACCTGACATTTCGCTCCCGATTGATATTCCAGCACTGTTAAAGTTTACCAAACATGGATTTATGTTAGAATTTGATATATTTGTTACAAGTTTAGACCACACATGATGGAACAAAGAGGATTGAAACGTTACCTCACCATAGATTGAACTATGAGGTTTCGGATAAGGATGTTTTGGGATGGTCGGCCGTAAGCAACACCGTATTGATCCCAACCACTTTTGATTGCAATGGCATCATCACCAACACTTATGTAGCTGTCTTCTATTACCATATCTTCACATGAATCTGTTTATACCATAACAGGCAAGATATGGTAAGTGAAAATGCAATAAAACGAATAGTAGGCTTGAAGCTAATGTGCAAAAAAATTTAGCAAAATTATAACTCCTATTCTTCAGAAAGGGTTTAAGGGTGCTTTGATGGGCATTATGATAAATAATGGAGTATATAATAATGAATATCCGGATCAGATAACTAATATCTATAAGATGGCCCGTAGAAGATAGTTAACGGATGTGCTTTTGGTTTTTGAAGTTGTAATAATCGGAAAATTACATGTCTTTATGTAAGGAAAATTATGTTTATTTACTAGATTTATAGATTAACTTGCCAAACTAAAAAGAACAATTACTCATTAAAAAAAGATGCATGATATTTTGACGATGTGAGTGTTAAGAGTCAATCAAACATAGGTTGAAAAGAGGAAGACTGATATCCAAAACTGACCATATGACCCTTAAGTAATCAGATAAGTAGAAGCGAGGTTTATACATCCATACACTAAAAACTAATCACTATAACTTCAAGTAATGATCATCGAACAACCAATTCGATAATGAAAATCAAACACATACTGACACACTAAAGAATAGAAAGTAAAAGTAGTTTGCAATTAACTTGAGAGAAGTAAACAAAATGGAAAATACACTTACCAGGATCTATACCATCTGAATTTGGGGCCTCAAAAAGGGGAGCCAAGATTGTCATATTTCTTATTGTTACATTTTTACAATCATACGGATGGAGCGTCCAAAAAGGTGAATTACGTAACGTAATATTAGATATCACAATATCACTTGAATACATGATCTGCACAAGTGGGCCTCTTGTGTGGTTAAGAAGCTTTTGGCGATACCTCGTCCACCATCTTTTACCCTGCCCGTCAATAGTACCATTATGCCCTGTTTAACAAGAATATAATCAGCTCAATTTGTTCTGTTCCATAATGGTTATATGCTCCCGTCTGATACTGATATCTCAAATAAAACCGATGAAAAGGATTTCCAacatgctgtcaaaagtatatacCTGTAATCACGACGTCTTTCAGATTTTCACCGTGAATCAAACTCCCGTACCGTGGTCCAGGATGCTCTCTACCATAACCATAAGAAGGCAAAGGAGGCATTAGAGGCCAAAACCTTTCATCCTGTTAAAAGAAAAACAAGATATGTGAGCAAAACACATAATATACAATTACAACCACTTAAAAGGCCAAATGATACTTGGCCCAGAAAATAGATACATAATCATTCCTATTTTGCATGATTTATTCATATCTAATGTCTTACCAATTGAGCATCGAGAGTATCAGTAGTGACATATATCAGTAATAATATGACAAAAAAAAAGGAATAAAAGCCATAGTATCTGCTGCATTCTGCAGTGTTCATACTCCATACATTTATCATATTACACAATCAACTGATATAAGCTCAAAATGCACATAATAATAACGAGTTAATGATAAATACAAAGTTACATTAGAAAAATCCTATAGCTGTGGTTACAAATCAAGGGCCCATCTTGGTTCTAAAAAGCTTTTCTGTACTAACAAACATTTTAATCGTAGCCTCAACTTTAAGCATCGAGATTCGAATCAAGAGCACAATCAGCACTAATATAGGTTATGAAAGCATGATGACAAACACTTCAATCCTGAAATAAATAGATTTCAGATTACTTCATTCATATAACAATTCATCATCTACCTTAAAGTTCAAGTTATCGACTGGTGGTACCATCAGTGAGATCTTTAAAACTATGTGGTGATATACTGCAACTGAATAATTGCAATAGATACATGATCTATAAGTATATGCCTAAGCAACATGGCATATGAGTTGCAATATAATAAGATTAAAGCTTTAACAATCAAAATATGCATACTTTTTTATATACTTCAAGGAAAAAAAACAAATTTACAACACTTACATCTAGACCAAGTATAACGGCATCTTCAGCAAGAAACAGAGTCATATGACTGGTCAAATTAAACGGCGCCGTCAACCATTTTCCGGCAGGTACATTCAGCTGACCACCACCTTTCTTCCCTAATTTCGAAATATAAAACACAGCTTTTTCAAAAGCTAACGTATTTACAGTCACGCCATCACCAACACCTCCAAAATCTGTCAAATTAAACGCCACCGGCCGTAACTTCGGCACCGGACGTCCAACAATCGGTCGCCGGAAAATCAAAATTCCGTCAACAAAATTTCTCTGCCAGATGAACAAAGATGTAAATACAACGATCCATAAGAGTGTAAATAAGGTCTTGTAAGATGAGAGTACGCCGGAGATCGAACGGCGGAGATTAAATCGCCAGATTGAAGGTGGCGATGAAGCGAGGGTTTCAACCATAATAGTGTAGGTATATCTGTAAATTTGAGTTATGGAGAATAGGCAGTGGGTGAGTGGTGTTGATGTATGGGGGTATGAGTACATGAATAACAAAATTGGAGCATTGATTGAAGATGGGTTTGGTGAAGTAGTTGTgatgtcaaaattagggtttgcagCAGATTAGTTGTTGGATTTGATTTGGAATTTGGGGAGAATGGAGTGCGTTGGAAGGGATGATCACTGATCTCAGTcacttattatttaatttatattttatatttaataattagtacagagtacttaattaattaattattaactaaaaattaaaaattatgttTTTAACTTTTTTGTTTGCAGAGATATTATCCAACCAAGCAACATCTCACATGGGAAACCCAAATTGTAGAAAGAAATAGAAACCCACTACCAAAAGTGGCCCATGATAACTTCAACATACTATGCACCTCAGGTGGGTCCCACATATCCATACACGTGTCACCATTGGTAAGTTATTTCTCTTCTTCAATTAAAACACCTTCCTATACTCCCATTGCCATCCAACACAAACCACCATGGCTTTCACCATTGCTTCCACCTCTCATTCATCATCCCTCCCAACCATTAATACACATGTTAACCGAAAGTCTTTTTATGCAGAAAAAAGTTGTACTTTAAGGTACATGTTGAGAAGCAGCAACAGATTGAAGGTTAAAGCAGCTAAAGAAGGTGTTTCAAGTGTCTGTGAACCACTTCCTGCTGATAGACCTGTTTGGTTCCCAGGAACCACCCCTCCACCATGGCTTGATGGCAGGTCATTTTtctaatttcttttttttttttttttcatttttatacATAATCTCAATCAATATATATTTCCTTAAAAAATTCTCATTTTCTTGATTTGTATTAGCCTTCCTGGAGATTTTGGCTTTGACCCACTTGGCTTAGGTACCTAAAAGTTCAATGGATAATCTTCATTTTGTTTAATACATTAATTACTCACATAAAGAAAGTTCCTTTTTTGTTTAATTAGGATCTGACCCAAAAACACTCCAGTGGTTTGCACAAGCTGAGTTGATGCACAGCAGATGGGCCATGCTGGCAGTAGCTGGTATTCTGATTCCAGAATGGCTTAAAGGCCTGGGCTTTCTTGAAAACTTTTCGTGGTTCGAAGCGGGCTCTAGAGAATACTTTGCTGACTCAACTACATTATTCGTAGTTCAATTAGCCTTGATGGGTTGGGTGGAGGGACGAAGATGGGCTGACATGATCAAACCAGGGTGCGTCGACATCGAGCCTAATTTTCCCAACAAAAAGAAACCAAAGCCTGATGTTGGGTACCCTGGTGGATTATGGTTCGACCCATTCATGTGGGGAAGAGGGTCCCCAGAACCAGTGATGGTTCTGAGGACCAAAGAAATAAAGAACGGGCGACTAGCCATGCTGGCTTTTACTGGTTTTGTGTTCCAAGCCATATACACAGGTCAAAGTCCCCTCGAAAACCTAGCGGCTCACCTTGCGGATCCTGGTCACGTCAACATTTTCTCGGTACTTATCTTATATTTTCTTTACTTAACAATACGTTCAAGATTGTTGTGTCTAATTAGAATTTTGTGCACTTTCAGGCATTCAGCAACCAAATCCAGTTATGAATCCTTACAACTTATCCTTCCTTTAATCATATGATTTATGAACTTGTACTAGTAATTATTACAAATATTCATCCAATGTAAATTGTTTTGCTTCAACTTGTGACATATAAGCAAGGTTGAAGAACTCGCAACTCGAGAAGTTCTTGGCGGGACAATTTTTAGGAGTTCTCGGAGAACTCGGGGAGAACTTGGGAGAACTCTGTTGTTGACTTTCTTTgactttaattataaatatatatttttgaatatatatatatatatatatatatatatatatatatatatatatatatatatatatatatatatatatatatatatattagactttTGAGATAATTTTTATGATTTAACCGGGAAATTAAATAAAATCGGATATTGACCGGAAAATTAACCGAGAAGTACAAGAAATTGGTCGTTGACCGATttttttcaagttcataaaacgagaACTCGTCAAACTTCTGAATCCGAGTTATCGCCGAGTTCTTGGGCATTTTTTCCGGTTTTTGCAACCTTGCATATAAGTACTTGAACTTCTTACATTAAATAACTTAGGAGCTAAATTGGGACAAAAACTAAATGTGTAATGACATGAAAATGATTTAAGTATGTGGATTTGAATATATTATATATGTGGTTCCTTAAGCATAAACGAAAAGTTTAAGTAGTGAGCTGATCAAACAAATGCACTAATGGATTTTTCTTCAAGTTCTCACATCTTCAATACAGGTTTTACATATGGGTTTTTCCTACTGTCGTCAATGGGTTGCTTCTCATCATTATACATTTTAGCaaggtataaatataaatatataaatataaatatattaataatatctattctatagtatctaataaatctataaaatgatgatgttataaataAGGATTATTTAagcttaaaaaaaattcaaaaataaaaagaaaatttttaaacccctatgatgatgtcattaaaataattaattgtatttaataaaaatattaatatgttaattgtataattaatgaagcattatgtacaactttatgataaaacacccccataatcatatgtataatatttgaagcattaCGTATAATCATATGGTAAAACacttcatgaccatatgtacaatattttaaGTATTATATACAATCTTATGATAAAACATCCACATGACTATATGTaccaactttaaaacaaattgtagaatcttttacaaaacacctcataaacacatgtacaaactttaaagGATATTGTATAAtcttcatataataattatattttaatttaaaaaaaaaaaatcaagagacatttgttagtactaataattattattaaaaatataaatattcaaattttaagcaaactttattactataacttattagtataattataattatttttattatattattattattcaaatatgagttctctttacgaattaattacgttacatatgtatgtgaattacatgtctcaataaaaggttgtaatgtatgCTTTTATAACAAGGAAATAGtgattgtgatgaaaattgaaagagtGTGGTGGTAGAATAAATATAATTCATCTATTCTGACAAAGTTAAGTACATCGATATGTTTGTTAAAACAACGACAAATTTTTTAGTTGGAATcctgtgattccacgggtcattaaaccaactaacatttacattcacttaataattaaaataaatcattaaactgtttcgtttaaataaactcgtgattttacgggtcatttcactgGTACAAAAGTAAATATAAATTCAATGAAGATTAAACTAGTTATAAAGTGTATTTTATTTTCAAGGAATTTTAGTTCAAAGAACTCTTGTCGGGCTGACACTTTTATATCTTCAAGAAGGTTCCTAGCATGCCAACAAGTGATGGCATCTAGAATATGTTATTCATGTTATTCAATACTACATTCGTCTCAAATCTATTGTCCTGTTTTGACTTTAAAGGTCTTTTATttccaactttgactttaaattatTTTTTATGTGTTACACAATACTTGATGAGCGTTATATCGTTAAAAAATATATTCAAAAACCAATCAATTGATATAAGTTCCATCGAAGAATATATAATACAAACGTAATTATCCAAAGTCAGAGTAGGAAGAAAAAGACCTTCATAGTCAAAACAGGATAATAGATTCGAGGCGGAGGTAGTATGTGTTATAATTCTGCAAAACtggaaaataaaagaaaaagaccACAATGGAGAGATTTTAAGGTGACTCTCAACCATTACACACTTCTTTCACAAAATAAACTGCCACGTTGTATTCGTCTTTTGAATTTTTGAGATCGTTCGAAGGGCCTACTTGTGGATTTTTTTAGGGATGTAAACGAGACGAGTTCTAGGCTCGAGCTCGGCTCGCTTAAATTTCAAAGAGCTCGAGCTCTGTTTGGTTCGAACTTAATACTTTAAGCTCGAACTTGGCTCGTTGAACTTGACTCGTTAATTACGTAATTTTATTTTACCTtaaattatttaataattttattatattatgtaacatcccgcctttttccgttaaatcattttaacgtccgtctttttttttatataatacatttCATATCTAGATTTGTATCTTCCGTTGACTAGCgttttaatattttcgttatttaattataacatctctcgtttactctagcgtatttaaaataattcgtttggttaattcacgcacccgctttcaaactcgatgGACTAAGGTTGCCAAAGGACCAAAGTGgcaactaggtcaaagggtcaaaccctcctccccaccactcattccattttctttttcttttccatttttctctcatttaCTACTTCCATTTTCATCTTCAaataaagattcatcatccatttccaatctagcaatcaaacattaaaacgaattgtacttttgtgatccttgcatcatcctcttcaatttggtaccaatttcgccacttggggtaaagtttctaaaaactctaattttctctaattcgatttatagacttgaaatggtgttagttagtgtctatggctcgaggcTAACAGGAATATATGATTTATtcgctcgatcttgttgttttgcataaactagcatgaacttgaaattgatgtgtttaatcttgagttttggatgattaaatgttgtttaaatattaaagttcatgtattaaaagtgttattagcatcgttagcttcgttttggtatgttggatgacatgaaaaccttacattaacatgattattgattttgtgattcttggttagggtttgatagatcttaaaacgaacttttggtacattaaatgctttgcaatgttatttgtaagtgtttagttgtattgtatgcataattacctacgaaatgtcatattgtatgtgtaaattgggttcccaaatcatgaaatgcgttttacgaacttgaaacttgaatgatgaacttttaacgatcattcaacGAGGATTTTGTTGTTGTAAATAATGTAATTGTTTATTGATATGTGTTtaattgtattcctcgttaaattacctttccaaggatataagatacgtgttttgaatgtttacggttcataaattgtgtttgtttgaagtATGGTTCGTGCACTTGTTAAAATTCAGAAACAGCATtttcccaggtacaggagcgccgcatctgaactaagagcgccgctcctggtcagccttttgtggagtttttcatcagacgtcaggagcgccgctcctggaAACAAGAGCGTCGCTTCTGGGtcctcaagagcgccgctcctggtttTGATGCGCCGCTCCTGTGCTGAAAAAGTAGACCAACTTATTTTGTGTTTTCACGAATTcatccccgcttactcgcaactccgattaacatgaaatttgaccaatgtgcttatatatgatttctcatcatgaaaaaattgtcggatacccgacccgaccccgttgactttgactttgaccaagtttgacttttagtcaaacttaaccaaatgcgtatgcaatcgttctaacatgcttttatacttatgtcttgcatgaaacttgacaacgtgattcacatgctatatataatcgag
The window above is part of the Rutidosis leptorrhynchoides isolate AG116_Rl617_1_P2 chromosome 1, CSIRO_AGI_Rlap_v1, whole genome shotgun sequence genome. Proteins encoded here:
- the LOC139877996 gene encoding probable polygalacturonase, with amino-acid sequence MYSYPHTSTPLTHCLFSITQIYRYTYTIMVETLASSPPSIWRFNLRRSISGVLSSYKTLFTLLWIVVFTSLFIWQRNFVDGILIFRRPIVGRPVPKLRPVAFNLTDFGGVGDGVTVNTLAFEKAVFYISKLGKKGGGQLNVPAGKWLTAPFNLTSHMTLFLAEDAVILGLDDERFWPLMPPLPSYGYGREHPGPRYGSLIHGENLKDVVITGHNGTIDGQGKRWWTRYRQKLLNHTRGPLVQIMYSSDIVISNITLRNSPFWTLHPYDCKNVTIRNMTILAPLFEAPNSDGIDPDSCEDMVIEDSYISVGDDAIAIKSGWDQYGVAYGRPSQNILIRNLIVQSMVSAGISIGSEMSGGVSNVTVENVLVWNSRRAVRIKTAAGRGAYIRDITYKNLTFENVRVGIIIKTDYNEHPDAGFDPKAFPVISGINYSNIHGEGVRVPVRIHGSADIRVRDVTFRDMSVGTTYKKKHIFQCAYVSGRVIGSVFPKPCENLDLYDEQGNLVKKSVSENASDIDYDI
- the LOC139878012 gene encoding photosystem I chlorophyll a/b-binding protein 6, chloroplastic, which encodes MAFTIASTSHSSSLPTINTHVNRKSFYAEKSCTLRYMLRSSNRLKVKAAKEGVSSVCEPLPADRPVWFPGTTPPPWLDGSLPGDFGFDPLGLGSDPKTLQWFAQAELMHSRWAMLAVAGILIPEWLKGLGFLENFSWFEAGSREYFADSTTLFVVQLALMGWVEGRRWADMIKPGCVDIEPNFPNKKKPKPDVGYPGGLWFDPFMWGRGSPEPVMVLRTKEIKNGRLAMLAFTGFVFQAIYTGQSPLENLAAHLADPGHVNIFSAFSNQIQL